The Megalops cyprinoides isolate fMegCyp1 chromosome 19, fMegCyp1.pri, whole genome shotgun sequence genome has a window encoding:
- the LOC118794749 gene encoding ORM1-like protein 3: MNVGTAHSEVNPNTRVMNSRGIWLSYVLGIGLLHIVLLSIPFASVPVVWTLTNLIHNLCMYLLLHTVKGTPFETPDQGKARLLTHWEQMDYGVQFTASRKFLTITPIVMYFLTSFYTKYDRVHFVINTVSLLTVLIPKLPQLHGVRIFGINKY; this comes from the exons TGATGAACAGCCGGGGCATCTGGCTCTCCTACGTGCTGGGCATCGGCCTGCTGCACATCGTCCTGCTCAGCATCCCCTTCGCCAGCGTGCCCGTCGTCTGGACCCTCACCAACCTCATCCACAACCTG TGCATGTACCTCCTGCTGCACACGGTGAAAGGGACTCCTTTTGAGACTCCGGACCAGGGGAAGGCGCGCCTGCTCACTCACTGGGAGCAGATGGACTACGGCGTGCAGTTCACCGCCTCCCGCAAGTTCCTCACCATCACGCCCATCGTCAT GTATTTTCTCACCAGCTTTTACACCAAGTACGACCGGGTCCACTTTGTGATCAACACGGTCTCCCTGCTGACTGTCCTCATTCCCAAGCTGCCCCAGCTGCACGGGGTCCGCATCTTCGGAATCAACAAGTACTGA